The following proteins come from a genomic window of Blattabacterium cuenoti:
- the odhB gene encoding 2-oxoglutarate dehydrogenase complex dihydrolipoyllysine-residue succinyltransferase encodes MTIQIKVPSPGESITEVEVSTWLVKNGDYVHKGQIIAEIDSDKATLEILSEENGIITFMVEKGERVRVGDVLCIIKSSKKDTKKHLVQEKKDHVEKVDPTNKNIKIPSPASKKFLKEKNIFIESVQGSGKHGRITKKDCIFHLEKNKIPIISNRPPITAMYNRSKTKTPLSSLRRKLSERLVYVKNQTASLTTFNEVDMLEIFIIRKKYKDLFKKKHGVNLGFMSFFTLSCVRALKLYPDVNAMISEKEKINFEYYDISIAISGPKGLMVPVIRNAEYLSFREIEQKIYKLSTRVHNGKISIDEMTGGTFTITNGGVFGSMLSTPIINPPQSAILGMHKIMERPVVVNGSIEIRPIMYLSLSYDHRIIDGRESVGFLVSVKESIENPIKFLMGGSEETLSKKLELY; translated from the coding sequence ATGACAATACAGATAAAAGTTCCTTCTCCAGGAGAATCAATTACAGAGGTAGAAGTTTCCACCTGGCTCGTAAAAAACGGAGATTATGTTCATAAAGGTCAAATAATAGCAGAAATAGATTCAGATAAAGCAACTTTAGAAATTCTTTCAGAAGAAAATGGAATAATCACTTTTATGGTAGAAAAAGGAGAAAGAGTACGAGTTGGAGATGTTTTATGTATTATCAAATCTTCCAAAAAAGATACAAAAAAACATCTTGTTCAAGAAAAAAAAGATCATGTTGAAAAAGTTGATCCTACAAATAAAAATATTAAAATACCTTCTCCAGCTTCAAAAAAATTTTTAAAGGAAAAAAATATTTTTATAGAATCTGTTCAAGGTTCTGGAAAACATGGGAGAATAACAAAAAAAGATTGCATTTTTCATTTAGAAAAAAATAAAATTCCTATTATTTCTAATAGACCACCTATTACAGCAATGTATAATAGATCGAAAACCAAAACACCTCTTTCTTCTTTAAGAAGGAAACTTTCCGAAAGGTTAGTTTATGTAAAAAATCAAACCGCTTCTCTTACCACATTTAATGAAGTAGATATGCTAGAAATTTTTATTATTAGAAAAAAATATAAAGATCTTTTTAAGAAAAAACATGGAGTCAATTTGGGTTTTATGTCTTTTTTTACTCTGTCTTGTGTTAGAGCTTTGAAACTTTATCCAGATGTTAATGCTATGATTAGTGAAAAAGAAAAAATTAATTTTGAATATTATGATATTAGTATTGCTATATCTGGTCCTAAAGGATTAATGGTTCCCGTAATTAGAAATGCAGAATATTTATCATTTCGTGAAATAGAACAAAAAATATACAAATTATCAACACGGGTTCATAATGGAAAAATTTCTATAGATGAGATGACAGGAGGAACTTTTACTATTACTAATGGAGGTGTTTTTGGTTCTATGTTATCTACTCCAATTATAAATCCACCACAAAGTGCCATATTAGGAATGCATAAAATTATGGAAAGACCTGTAGTAGTTAATGGATCTATTGAAATACGTCCTATCATGTATTTATCTCTATCTTATGATCATAGAATCATTGATGGTAGAGAATCTGTAGGGTTTTTAGTATCTGTCAAGGAATCTATAGAAAATCCTATAAAATTTTTGATGGGGGGAAGTGAAGAAACTCTTTCTAAGAAATTAGAATTATATTGA
- the alaS gene encoding alanine--tRNA ligase — protein MKYKLIKDTFLNFFQKKKHKIIPSFPIYSKNDPTLFFVNAGMNPFKDYFLGHVTPEYTRIANIQKCLRITGKHNDLENVGYDNYHHTMFEMLGNWSFGDYSRKETIEWAWELLTKIYHISHQNIYVSVFIGDKKDELSIDKETLKFWKTLINEKNILFFGKEYNFWEMGSTGPCGPCSEIHIDLRNEKEKKVLSGRYLINKKHPQVIEIWNLVFIEFIRKSDGTLEKLYKKHVDTGMGLERLCMVLQEKISSYETDIFYPIIQDIKYDLGNVYNKKDFTQNVSIRIIADHLRAIVFSILDGQLPSNNGAGYVIRKILRRSVIFSTRFLSKKEPFIYKFVDSLIKEMKNSFPELENKKKYIQNIIKEEELSFFRVIKKGNKKIQHIITQHKEKNEKIINGEKIFQLYDTYGFPMELTKKLVEKKNLFIDEKSFQKKLLEQKKRSKKEKNSIIKKDWIQVHNDFDQGKNFVGYDLIECNILILKYREVENKLKKIHYYELVFSKTPFYPEGGGQLGDTGFIKNKIDKIDVFDTKIENSIVIHCVQRLPSNVFSSFIAIVNQNRREEIEKNHTSTHLLHFALKQVLGNHIQQKGSYVGNDYIRFDFSHYQKIKIQELYKIENLVQELIFSDLLLKTKTFHSLQEAKKNASFSETFENKYKQQEVRVVTFGESSELCIGTHVKHTGLIQVFDILSESSISHGIRRIKAITYKKAIQHLKSIRDQYQSIKKMMKYPDNPMKSFSILKNSNEKLKQKISKIHFEKIKILKKEYSLKAIQLSSIKYICEIDLDQEKEINIMKKIVLDLRHEIHNLFMITGFVKNEKVILFISVSDSVIKNHNIHAHKIICKMASHIHGKYWGNSSFATSMGTKKNGLNLVLKDAITYQNYLQNKCLNLK, from the coding sequence ATGAAATATAAATTAATCAAAGATACTTTTCTAAACTTTTTTCAAAAAAAAAAACATAAAATTATTCCTTCTTTTCCCATTTATTCGAAAAATGATCCCACTCTTTTTTTCGTTAATGCCGGAATGAATCCTTTTAAAGACTATTTTTTAGGACATGTAACCCCTGAATATACGAGAATAGCAAATATTCAAAAATGTCTTAGAATTACGGGAAAACACAATGATTTAGAAAATGTAGGATATGACAATTATCATCATACTATGTTCGAGATGTTAGGAAATTGGTCTTTTGGAGATTATTCAAGAAAAGAAACGATAGAGTGGGCTTGGGAATTATTAACTAAAATATATCATATTTCTCATCAAAATATTTATGTTTCTGTTTTTATTGGAGATAAAAAAGATGAATTATCCATAGATAAAGAAACTTTGAAATTTTGGAAAACGTTAATTAACGAAAAAAATATTCTTTTTTTTGGAAAAGAATATAATTTTTGGGAAATGGGATCAACAGGACCTTGTGGCCCTTGTTCAGAAATTCATATAGATTTAAGAAATGAAAAAGAAAAAAAAGTTTTGTCTGGAAGATATCTTATTAACAAAAAACATCCTCAAGTAATAGAAATTTGGAATCTTGTTTTTATAGAATTTATAAGAAAATCAGATGGAACATTGGAAAAACTTTATAAAAAACATGTAGATACAGGAATGGGTTTGGAAAGATTATGCATGGTTTTACAAGAAAAAATTTCTAGTTATGAAACTGATATTTTTTATCCTATTATTCAAGATATAAAATACGATTTAGGAAATGTTTATAATAAAAAGGATTTTACACAAAATGTATCTATACGGATTATAGCAGATCATCTAAGAGCTATTGTTTTTTCTATTTTAGATGGACAATTACCATCCAATAACGGAGCTGGTTATGTAATAAGAAAAATCCTTAGAAGATCCGTTATTTTCTCTACCCGTTTTTTATCCAAAAAGGAACCTTTTATTTATAAATTTGTAGATTCTTTAATCAAAGAAATGAAAAATTCTTTTCCAGAATTGGAAAATAAAAAAAAATATATACAAAATATTATTAAAGAAGAAGAATTATCATTTTTTCGTGTTATTAAAAAAGGAAATAAAAAAATTCAACATATCATTACCCAACATAAAGAAAAAAATGAAAAAATTATTAATGGAGAAAAAATTTTCCAATTATATGATACTTATGGATTTCCCATGGAATTAACTAAAAAATTGGTTGAAAAAAAAAACTTGTTTATTGATGAAAAATCATTTCAAAAAAAATTATTGGAACAAAAAAAAAGATCCAAAAAAGAAAAAAACTCAATCATAAAAAAAGATTGGATACAAGTACATAATGATTTTGATCAAGGTAAAAATTTTGTGGGATATGATTTGATAGAATGTAATATTTTGATATTAAAATATAGAGAAGTAGAAAACAAACTCAAAAAAATCCATTATTATGAACTAGTTTTTTCTAAAACACCTTTTTATCCTGAAGGTGGAGGACAATTGGGAGATACGGGTTTTATCAAAAATAAAATTGATAAAATTGATGTTTTTGATACTAAAATAGAAAATTCTATTGTTATCCATTGTGTTCAAAGATTACCTTCAAATGTTTTTTCTTCTTTTATAGCTATAGTAAATCAAAATAGAAGAGAAGAAATTGAGAAAAATCATACTTCTACTCATTTATTACATTTCGCTTTGAAACAAGTTTTAGGAAATCATATTCAACAAAAAGGTTCTTATGTAGGAAACGATTATATAAGATTTGATTTTTCTCATTATCAAAAAATAAAGATTCAAGAATTGTATAAAATTGAAAATCTGGTTCAAGAATTAATTTTTTCGGATCTTTTATTAAAAACAAAAACATTTCATTCTTTACAAGAAGCCAAAAAAAATGCTTCTTTCAGTGAAACTTTTGAAAATAAATATAAACAACAAGAAGTTCGAGTTGTTACCTTTGGAGAATCTTCCGAATTATGTATTGGAACACATGTTAAACATACTGGATTAATTCAAGTTTTTGATATTTTATCAGAATCTTCTATATCGCATGGAATACGTAGAATTAAAGCTATAACTTATAAAAAAGCAATTCAACATTTAAAATCTATTCGTGATCAATATCAATCTATAAAAAAAATGATGAAATATCCAGATAATCCTATGAAAAGTTTCTCAATTTTGAAAAACTCTAATGAAAAATTAAAACAAAAAATATCAAAAATTCATTTCGAGAAAATAAAAATATTAAAAAAAGAATATTCTTTAAAAGCCATACAACTATCTTCTATCAAATATATATGTGAAATTGATCTTGATCAAGAAAAAGAAATAAACATTATGAAAAAAATAGTCTTAGATTTAAGACATGAAATTCATAATTTATTTATGATTACAGGATTTGTAAAAAATGAAAAAGTAATTCTTTTTATATCTGTTTCTGATTCTGTTATTAAAAATCATAATATTCATGCTCATAAAATCATATGTAAAATGGCTTCTCATATACATGGAAAATATTGGGGAAACTCTTCTTTTGCTACATCTATGGGAACTAAAAAAAATGGATTGAATTTAGTTTTAAAAGATGCAATAACATATCAAAATTATCTACAAAATAAATGTTTAAATTTAAAGTAA
- a CDS encoding 2-oxoglutarate dehydrogenase E1 component → MNDRYSFLNAIHFKDIEFLYNQYQTNPNSIESSWSAFFYGFDFGIKNYNNITKLGKDNIIQKEFLVLNLIHDYRKRGHFFTDTNPIRKRRKHFPSLDLKNFGLSEKELDTYFEVGKLIGIGKTSLRNIIHHLKNIYCGSIGIEYMYISNPEKIQWIEKWFLEKKIQFLPEEKKFFLKKLNEAVTFENFIHTKFVGQKRFSIEGNESTLPALEEMIEYASNKYFTEDFIIGMSHRGRLNILSNFFQKDYSQIFIEFQGKEYKEKTFSGDVKYHLGFSKHRKTRKNRYVKIYLVPNPSHLESVNAIVEGITRAKIDFNYNQNSNSEKIIPILIHGDASLSGQGIVYEVLQFSQLKGYKTGGTIHMVMNNQIGFTTNSTEGRSSIYATDIAKILMSPVLHVNADDVESVIRAIYFAVDFRMRYHEDIFIDLLGYRKYGHNEGDEPRFTQPSLYKAISQHSNSYNLYRKKLEKEEIISHDDVQNMEKKYENILHVKYNESSNIKWNVLSSFLEEEWKNFPIVYKNEEIFKKVETQFPIERIIQISHKIFSLPKTKKFFRKTKLIFQKRLEMIQKKLVDWSMAELLSYGTLLYEGIHIRLSGEDVARGTFSQRHAIVKTEEEEEIILLNQICTKQGKMQIFNSPLSEYGVLGFDYGYAMYSPHVLTLWEAQFGDFVNGGQIIIDQYISSGENKWKIRNGIVLLLPHGYEGQGPEHSSARIERYLQLCANNNLFVVNCTTPANFYHLIRRQMKLKYRKPLIIFTPKSLLRNKQCLSPIKDLSIGTFQEILDDPYVKEIKKITKLIFCSGKIYYELLNRKESIQDKTTALIRIEQIYPLKIEKVKELVEKYKNTKEIFWVQEEPENMGLWSFILRKLGNMISFNLISPSESSSPSTGSYIDFLRIQNKILKKAFL, encoded by the coding sequence ATGAATGATAGATATTCTTTTCTAAATGCCATTCATTTTAAAGATATAGAATTTCTATATAACCAGTATCAAACAAATCCTAATTCAATAGAATCAAGTTGGAGTGCTTTTTTTTATGGATTCGATTTTGGAATAAAAAACTATAACAACATTACGAAATTAGGAAAAGATAATATCATACAAAAAGAATTTTTAGTATTGAATTTAATTCACGATTATAGAAAAAGAGGTCATTTTTTCACGGATACAAATCCTATACGAAAAAGAAGAAAGCATTTTCCTTCTTTAGATTTAAAGAATTTTGGATTATCTGAAAAAGAATTAGATACATATTTTGAAGTTGGAAAATTAATAGGAATAGGAAAAACTTCCTTAAGAAATATAATTCATCATCTAAAAAATATTTATTGTGGCTCTATAGGAATAGAATACATGTATATTTCTAATCCTGAAAAAATTCAATGGATTGAAAAATGGTTTTTAGAAAAAAAAATACAATTTCTTCCAGAAGAAAAAAAATTTTTTTTGAAAAAATTAAATGAAGCAGTGACATTTGAAAATTTTATTCATACCAAATTTGTAGGACAAAAAAGATTTTCTATAGAAGGAAATGAATCTACATTGCCTGCATTGGAAGAAATGATCGAATATGCATCCAATAAATATTTTACTGAAGATTTTATAATTGGAATGTCACATAGAGGTCGTTTAAATATACTTTCTAATTTTTTTCAAAAAGATTATTCTCAAATATTTATCGAATTTCAAGGAAAAGAATATAAAGAAAAAACTTTTTCTGGAGATGTAAAATATCATTTAGGATTTTCAAAACACAGAAAAACTCGTAAAAATAGATATGTGAAAATCTATTTGGTTCCTAATCCTTCTCATTTAGAATCTGTAAATGCTATTGTAGAAGGTATTACACGTGCTAAAATAGATTTTAACTATAATCAAAATAGTAATTCTGAAAAAATTATTCCTATTTTAATTCATGGTGATGCGTCATTATCCGGTCAAGGAATTGTATATGAAGTACTTCAATTCTCTCAATTAAAAGGATATAAAACTGGAGGAACCATTCATATGGTAATGAATAATCAAATCGGATTTACTACGAATTCTACTGAAGGTCGTTCCAGTATATATGCTACTGATATTGCCAAAATTTTGATGTCTCCCGTATTACATGTTAACGCAGATGATGTCGAATCTGTTATTCGAGCTATTTATTTCGCTGTAGATTTTAGAATGCGTTATCATGAAGATATTTTCATAGATTTATTGGGATATAGAAAATATGGACATAATGAAGGAGACGAACCAAGATTTACTCAACCTTCTTTATATAAAGCAATTTCCCAACATTCTAATTCTTACAATTTATACAGAAAAAAATTGGAAAAAGAAGAAATTATTAGTCATGATGATGTACAAAATATGGAAAAAAAATATGAAAATATTCTTCATGTAAAATATAATGAGTCAAGTAATATTAAATGGAACGTATTGAGTTCTTTTTTAGAAGAAGAATGGAAAAATTTCCCTATAGTATATAAAAATGAAGAAATTTTTAAAAAAGTAGAAACACAATTTCCCATAGAAAGAATTATACAAATATCTCATAAGATTTTTTCTCTTCCTAAAACGAAAAAATTTTTTAGAAAAACGAAATTGATTTTTCAAAAAAGATTAGAAATGATTCAAAAAAAATTGGTAGATTGGAGCATGGCAGAACTACTATCTTATGGAACTCTTTTATATGAAGGAATTCATATTCGTTTATCAGGAGAAGACGTGGCAAGAGGTACGTTTTCTCAACGTCATGCTATTGTTAAAACAGAAGAAGAAGAAGAAATTATTCTTCTTAATCAAATCTGTACAAAACAAGGAAAAATGCAAATTTTTAATTCTCCTCTATCAGAATATGGAGTTTTAGGTTTTGATTATGGATATGCCATGTATTCTCCTCATGTTTTAACTTTATGGGAAGCTCAATTTGGAGATTTTGTAAATGGAGGACAAATCATAATCGATCAATATATTTCTTCTGGAGAAAATAAATGGAAAATTAGAAATGGAATTGTATTGTTATTACCTCATGGATATGAAGGACAAGGACCCGAACATTCTTCTGCACGCATTGAACGTTATTTACAACTTTGTGCTAACAATAACTTATTTGTAGTCAATTGTACTACTCCAGCTAATTTTTATCATCTTATAAGAAGACAAATGAAATTAAAATATAGAAAACCTCTTATCATTTTTACTCCTAAAAGTTTGCTTAGAAATAAGCAATGTTTATCTCCAATAAAAGATCTTTCTATAGGAACGTTTCAGGAAATATTGGATGATCCTTATGTAAAGGAGATCAAAAAAATTACAAAATTAATTTTTTGTTCTGGAAAGATTTATTATGAATTGCTCAATAGAAAAGAATCTATTCAAGATAAAACAACCGCATTAATTCGAATAGAACAAATTTATCCATTAAAAATAGAGAAAGTTAAGGAACTTGTAGAAAAATATAAAAATACAAAAGAAATTTTTTGGGTACAAGAAGAACCAGAAAACATGGGATTATGGAGTTTTATTTTAAGAAAATTAGGAAATATGATTTCATTTAATTTAATATCTCCATCTGAAAGTTCTAGTCCGTCTACAGGATCTTATATTGATTTTTTAAGAATTCAAAATAAAATATTAAAAAAAGCTTTTCTTTGA